In Leptotrichia buccalis C-1013-b, the genomic window ATATTTTGCTCCTCGTTAAAGCCTCCAATATTGTAAATTTGATAAGCATCAGCATTTCTTAAAACTAGTTCGATTCCTTTGCAGTGATCTTCTACGTAAAGCCAGTCTCTTACATTGTCACCTTTTCCGTAAACTGGCAACTTTTTACCTTCCAGTACGTTTTTAATCATAAGTGGAATTAATTTTTCTGGAAAATGGTAAGGACCGTAGTTGTTTGAACATCTTGTAATGTTTATTGGCATTTTGTAAGTTTCACCATAGGCGATTACAATGTGGTCGGCACTTGCTTTGGAAGCTGAATATGGGCTTCTTGGGTCAAGTGAAGTTTTTTCTGTGAAGAAATTTTTTCCGTAAGTTTTTAAATTTGTCCTATTTTTTACAACTTTTTTCACTTCTTTATCGTCAATTACTAAGTCAATAGCTGTGTCGTAATCTTTTGACAAGCTTCCGTAAACTTCATCTGTGGAAACTTGTAAATATTTTACTCCGTTTTTGTAAACTGGATAGCCATTTTCATCTTTTACAATAGTCCATGCTTTTTTAGCGTTTTCCAAAAGATTTTGCGTACCAAGAATATTTGTTTCTAAAAATATTTGCGGATTTTCAATGGAACGGTCAACGTGTGATTCTGCCGCAAAATTTACAACAAAATCGATTTCATTTTCAGAAAAAATTCTATCAATTTCCTTCTGATCACGAATATTAACTTTTTCAAATGTAACTCTTTCATCCTTAATTTCCTCAGCAATCGTTCCTAAATTTCCCGCATAAGTCAGTATATCAACAACAATTACTTTAATCTCTTCATTTTTGTATTTGCTTAAAATGTACTTTAAATAATTTGCACCGATAAAACCTGCGGCACCTGTCACTAAATATGTCTTCATTTTTCCTCCTAAATAATTTACTAATTTAAAATTTTATTATTTATCATCACCAAATAAATTATACAATTTTTTAACAATTTTTCCAATAAAAATTATTAAATTATATGGCTTATATTAAAGAAAAGAGTGTATTATCAAGTCACCTGCAACAAGAAATAAAAATAATATAAAACTAAAACGTTTTTTAAATTTCTATTTTTTTTAACTTTGCTATGTCCATCAGTTTTCTCTCTGAAATTAAATTTTATTATTCTTGGAAATATAAAGGACTTAATTCCCTTAATTTTGTTTCTATGAATCATCTCATAGACAGTTTTAGTGGAAGCGCTTTCAGAACGCTTATGCAAAAAATGAGAAAATATAAAAAAAAGTGTTGACAATAAAAATTAATTATGATATACTAACCGAGTACTTGTAAGTTGAAACAATAAACACTTATAAAAATGCCTTGGTGGCGAAATCGGTAGACGCACAGGACTTAAAATCCTGTGGGAATTTATCCCGTGCCGGTTCAAGTCCGGCCCGAGGCACCATAAAATCATATTATGCGGGAGTAGCTCAGTTGGTAGAGCGTCAGCCTTCCAAGCTGAATGTCGCGAGTTCGACCCTCGTCTCCCGCTCCAAAATATGAGCCATTAGCTCAGTCGGTAGAGCACTTGACTTTTAATCAAGGTGTCACTGGTTCGATCCCAGTATGGCTCACCATTTAATTTAAACCATATGTGCCTGTAGCTCAGTTGGATAGAGCAACGGCCTTCTAAGCCGTGGGCCAGGAGTTCGAATCTCTTCAGGCACGCCATATGGATCCATAGCTCAGCTGGTTAGAGCACTCGGCTCATAACCGAGCGGTCGCTGGTTCAAGTCCAGCTGGATCCACCATTGAAAAACTTGTGCGGCCTTCGTCTAGTGGTTAGGACCTCGGGTTTTCATCCCGGTAACAGGGGTTCGATCCCCCTAGGCCGTACCATTATTTTTTTAGAACCATAATTTAAAATTGTGGTATTTTTTTTAGAAAATTTGCAGTGTTTAATTATTTTATTAAAGTTGTGGGTGGATGTCCGAACGGTAAGGGACCGGTCTTGAAAACCGGCGAAATCGCAAGATGTCTGGGTTCGAATCCCAGTTCACCCGCCATTATGCCCAGATAGCTCAGTCGGTAGAGCAAGGGACTGAAAATCCCTGTGTCCGTGGTTCGATTCCGCGTCTGGGCACCATTTTTTAAATAGTTAATTTACAATTCAATTTCATGAATTGTTTTTTTATTTAATAAAACTATTGTATTTTAAAGAAAAAAATGTTTCAAAACAAAGCAAATTATAAGAAATTTGGGGTATACTATATTTGCATAGGAGATAATAAAGTTTGAGATACAAAATTTGATTTAGTAAGTAAAAATAAAATAGGAGTTGGTATTTAAAGAAATCAAAAAATGTACTAGAGTAATTAATTATTCTATGCAGGAGTTATTGAGGACTGATTTAGAAAGTTTAGAAAGTAATGCTATGGAGAGTAAATTTCGTGATTAAAGTGCTTGAAATAGCAAAGAATATAATGTATTTGATAATACATTATTTCTCTTAGGTAACAGATTTTTTTAAAAAGAAAGGTGATTGACTATGAAAAAAACATTAATTGGATTATTTTTAGTTTTAGGTGCAACTTCGTTTGCAAATTACGGAAAAGTTGAAGTTAGAGGTGGTTTAGATCTAGGTGGTAAATATCGTTATGGTAAGAATTATAGAGATCAAAAAACAAAGAATACTTCTGGTGAAGTTGGAGTAGAATATAGATATGAAGTACTTCCAGGATTAGAATTAGGTACAGGTACAGCATTCCAATTTCATAAAGATTTGAAAGATAAAGGTCCTGACAGACAAAACTATAAGAACTATAACTCAATACCTGTTTATGGAACTGCTAAATATACATTTGATACACCAACAGCTATCAGACCTTATATTAAAGGTGATTTAGGATATTCAGTTAATAATGGAAACCATGATTTTGGAATAGATGGAAAATTTAAAGCTAAAAATGGACTTTATTATGGTGCAGGAATTGGAGCAAATTACAATAATGTTAATTTCGAACTTATGTATAAAGAAAATAAAGGTAGATATCAACACAATAATCTTAAATATGATGCTAATTATAGAAGAGTATCACTTGGTGTAGGTTATGACTTCAATTTAGGAGACTAATTTTAAAATTTTGAATAATTAAAAATAAGATTTTTTAAGCTGTTTTATATCAAATTAGCATATGCATTGATTGCAGCTAGTAATTAAAATTATAATTTATAGAGTTGTTTCTAATTTATGAAACAGCTCTTTTTTTGTTATAAATTTTAAAAATAATTTCATTTCTTTAACCTTTTGTGATATAATATTAAACATAAACTAAGTAGTAGCCTATGATAGTCAAATAATAAATAATATTTTTATTAAAAATATTTATGTATTTTTATTTTTTAGCTATACTTTGGCACTAAAATATTTTGATATAGAAAGGATGAACAGTATGAAAAAATTATTCTTAACGGTTTTGCTAATTATAATATTTGTAGTTAGCTGCGGTAAAAAGACTGCTGACACTAACGTTATAAAAATCGGAGTCATTGCACCGCTTACTGGGAACTATGCACAATATGGGACTGCAGTAAAAGAAGGTGTTGAACTAAAAGTTGATGCTATCAACAATGCTGGTGGGATTAATGGAAAAAAAATCGAACTTATTATTGCAGATAGTAAAGGTGATGTTCAGGAATCGGTGAATGCATTTAAGAAAATGGTTTCGCAGGATAAGGTGAATGTTGTGATTGGAGAAGTTGTATCGGCTACTTCACAGGCTATTTCTGGACTTGCTCAAAGTGCAAAAGTACCTTTAATTTCAGCAACTGCTACAAGCCTTGATGTTACAAAAGGAAAAGATTTTGTATTTAGAACCACATTTACGGATCCTTATCAAGGAACTGCAACTGCAAAATATGCAAAATCTAAAGGCGTAAAATCAATTGCAATTTTAACTAACTCTTCAAACGATTATTCTGTAGGAATTGCAAATGCATTTAAAGAACAGGCTGCAAAAGATGGAATAACTATTACTGAAGAAAAATATACAAATGACGATAAAGATTTTAAAGCAATTTTGACAAAAGTAAAAGGGCAAAATCCACAGGCTATCTTCATACCTGATTACTACAATACAATTGGATTGATTATTTCTCAGGCAAAAGATTTGGGAATAAATGCTCAATATTTTGGTGGAGATGGATGGGATGGTATTCAGACTAATTTTGGAGCAGTTGCGGAAGGAGCTATTTTTGCAAGTCAATTTTCTCCAGAGGATAAGGCTGAAAACGTTCAGAAATTTATAAAGGATTACAAATCTAAATTTAATAAAGAACCAATAATGTTTGCGGCACTTGGATATGATACAGTAGAAATTGTAGAAGCTGCATTAAAATCTGCAAAAGATTTGACAGGACCATCTATAAAAGAAGCTATGAATGCAGTTAGCGGTATTGATTTAATTACTGGAAAATTAAAATTTGATGCTAACAGAAATCCTGAAAAAGCAGTTACATTTATTGAAGTAAAAGGTGGAAAACTTACATTGAAGGAAAAATTTTAATTTAAAAAATTAAGTAAAATAGTTATAAAAAATAAAATAGTGAGGGAGAAAATAACGATGAAAAAAATATTATTTTTAGTTTCATTATTAGCATTATTCGTGCTAAGTTGTGGAGCAAAGGCGTCTAAGGACAAAAATGTTATAAAAATTGGTGTTATAGGAGCATTAACTGGAAATGTGGCACAATATGGAACAAGTACAATAAACGGATTTAAATTGAAAGTAAAAGAAATAAATGCTGCTGGTGGAATTAATGGGAAAAAAATTGAAATTGTGGAAGCAGACAGTAAAGGTGATGTTCAAGAAGCGATTAATGCGTTCAAAAAAATGGTTTCACAAGATAAAATTGACATTTTTGTAGGAGAAGTTACATCTGGACCATCTCTTGCAATTGCACCGCTTGCACAACAAGCTAAAATTCCTATGATTACAGCGACTGGAACTGCATTCGACATTACAAAGGGAAAAGATTTTGTTTATAGAACTACATTTACAGATCCTTATCAAGGTGTCGTTGTTGCGAAATATGCAAAATCAAAAGGTTATAAAAGTATTACTGTTTTGACTAATACAGGTAGTGACTATTCTGTTGGGCTTTCTAATGCATTTAAGGAACAAGCTCAAAAAGAAGGAATCCAAGTAAAAGAAGAACAATATACTGCTGATGACAAGGATTTTAGAGCATTACTTACAAAAGTAAAAGGATACAATTCTGAAGTAATTTTCGTACCAGATTATTACAATACAATTGGATTAATTTTGACACAGGCAAAAGAGCTTGGGATAAATTCTCAATTTATGGGTGGAGATGGATGGGATGGAATCCAGACTAATTTTGGAAAAGTTGCAAATGGAGCTGTTTTCGCAAGTCAGTTTGCACCAGATGATCCTGATCAAAATGTTCAAAAATTTATTGCTGCATATAAAAATGAATACAAAATAGATCCAATTATCTTTGCTGCTTTGGGATATGATACAGGAACTATCTTGGAAACTGCATTAAAAAATGTATCTGACCTTTCTTCAAAAGATGCAATTAAAGAAGCAATCAAAAACTTTAATGGAGCAAATTTGGTTACAGGTTCGTTAAAATATGATGCAGAAAGAAATCCTGAGAAAAAAGTTACATTTATTGAAGTAAAAGATGGAAAACTTGCATTAAAAGAGAAATTCTAGAAATAAATAAAAA contains:
- a CDS encoding dTDP-glucose 4,6-dehydratase, whose product is MKTYLVTGAAGFIGANYLKYILSKYKNEEIKVIVVDILTYAGNLGTIAEEIKDERVTFEKVNIRDQKEIDRIFSENEIDFVVNFAAESHVDRSIENPQIFLETNILGTQNLLENAKKAWTIVKDENGYPVYKNGVKYLQVSTDEVYGSLSKDYDTAIDLVIDDKEVKKVVKNRTNLKTYGKNFFTEKTSLDPRSPYSASKASADHIVIAYGETYKMPINITRCSNNYGPYHFPEKLIPLMIKNVLEGKKLPVYGKGDNVRDWLYVEDHCKGIELVLRNADAYQIYNIGGFNEEQNINIVKLVIDILKEEIESNDEYKKVLKTDLQNINYDLITYVQDRLGHDMRYAIDPSKIARDLGWYPETDFETGIRKTVKWYLEHQDWVNEVVSGDYQKYYEEMYGNK
- a CDS encoding ABC transporter substrate-binding protein, which codes for MKKILFLVSLLALFVLSCGAKASKDKNVIKIGVIGALTGNVAQYGTSTINGFKLKVKEINAAGGINGKKIEIVEADSKGDVQEAINAFKKMVSQDKIDIFVGEVTSGPSLAIAPLAQQAKIPMITATGTAFDITKGKDFVYRTTFTDPYQGVVVAKYAKSKGYKSITVLTNTGSDYSVGLSNAFKEQAQKEGIQVKEEQYTADDKDFRALLTKVKGYNSEVIFVPDYYNTIGLILTQAKELGINSQFMGGDGWDGIQTNFGKVANGAVFASQFAPDDPDQNVQKFIAAYKNEYKIDPIIFAALGYDTGTILETALKNVSDLSSKDAIKEAIKNFNGANLVTGSLKYDAERNPEKKVTFIEVKDGKLALKEKF
- a CDS encoding ABC transporter substrate-binding protein — translated: MKKLFLTVLLIIIFVVSCGKKTADTNVIKIGVIAPLTGNYAQYGTAVKEGVELKVDAINNAGGINGKKIELIIADSKGDVQESVNAFKKMVSQDKVNVVIGEVVSATSQAISGLAQSAKVPLISATATSLDVTKGKDFVFRTTFTDPYQGTATAKYAKSKGVKSIAILTNSSNDYSVGIANAFKEQAAKDGITITEEKYTNDDKDFKAILTKVKGQNPQAIFIPDYYNTIGLIISQAKDLGINAQYFGGDGWDGIQTNFGAVAEGAIFASQFSPEDKAENVQKFIKDYKSKFNKEPIMFAALGYDTVEIVEAALKSAKDLTGPSIKEAMNAVSGIDLITGKLKFDANRNPEKAVTFIEVKGGKLTLKEKF
- a CDS encoding porin family protein, encoding MKKTLIGLFLVLGATSFANYGKVEVRGGLDLGGKYRYGKNYRDQKTKNTSGEVGVEYRYEVLPGLELGTGTAFQFHKDLKDKGPDRQNYKNYNSIPVYGTAKYTFDTPTAIRPYIKGDLGYSVNNGNHDFGIDGKFKAKNGLYYGAGIGANYNNVNFELMYKENKGRYQHNNLKYDANYRRVSLGVGYDFNLGD